The genomic stretch TGGTGGGCGGCCGACTTGCGGCACGCCGCCGGGCGCTACACCTTTCGCCTGTTGCATCGTGGTTCTCCGGAGGCGACGATTCGGCTGGCGGTCCGAGGAAGGCATCAGGTGCAAAACGCCTTGGCAGCGGCGGCATTGGCGGCCGAAAGTGGTGCCTCGCTCCAGGCGATTCGCGAGGCGCTGGAAGGCTTTCCGGGCGTCCAGCGGCGCCTCGAGTGGCTGCCCAACTGGCGCGGCGTGACGCGCATCGACGACTACGCCCATCATCCCACCGCGGTCGCGGCGACCCTAGCGGCCGTTCGCGAGGCCTGTCCGGGGCGGCGGATCGTTGCCGTGTTCGAGCCGCATCAGCGGTCGCGCACCGAACGTCTCCTGGACGACTTCGCCCGCAGCCTGCACAATGCCGACAGCGTCTGGGTCGCGCCGGTGTATTGTGCCCGCGAACCGGAAACCGACGCACGCCTATCGATCGCGGCGGAGTTGGGCTGGCGCATCTGGGCGCGGGGTGGCGACGCGGTGGTTTGTCGCGAGCTGAGCGAGATCGCCCCGGCGCTGGCGACGCGACTGTCGCCCGGCGACGTACTGGTGACGATGGGTGCTGGAGACGTACGAAAGATTCAGGATGAGCTTGCCTAAAGCGTTTAGCGAATTCGTGCAGCCGGCCGAACCTTTGGCCCCGCACACCTGGTTCCGCATCGGCGGGCCGGCCGAGTATTTTGCGCGGCCGCGGACGATCGAAGAACTCACCGCGCTGGTCGAATACGGCCGCGACGCAGGGGTGCCCGTGCGGCTGCTGGGCGGGGGATCGAACGTGCTGGTGCGCGACGAAGGGGTGCCCGGTCTGGTCATCCAGTTGTCCGAACCTCAGTTCGCGGCCATACGCGCCGAGGGCAATGTGGTCACGGCCGGCGGCGCGGCCAAGCTCGGTCATGTCATTTCAGTGGCCGTGCGCGAGGGCTTGGCAGGCTTGGAAACGCTCGTCGGCATTCCCGGGACCGTGGGCGGCGCCCTGCACGGCAATGCCGGTGGCCGCGGCGGCGACGTCGGTCAATGGACGGCGCAGGCCACGGTGATGACGCGCGCCGGTAAGATTCTCGTGCGGCAGCGCGATGAAATGGTGTTCGCTTATCGCGAAAGCAGCCTCGACGAGCTGGTCATCCTCGAAGCGCGGTTTCAGCTCGAAGAGGGCGAACCCACGGAACTGACGCGCCGCATGCAGCAGCAATGGATCGTCAAGAAGGCCGCTCAGCCGCTCGGGCATCAGAGTGCCGGTTGCATCTTCAAGAATCCACGCGGCATGAGTGCCGGGATGTTGATCGACCAGGCCGGGCTGAAGGGCACGCGCGTCGGGGGGGCCGAGGTCAGCGACCGGCACGCGAATTTCATTGTCGCCGATCCTGGCACGTCGGCGGCCGATGTGTTGCGCTTGATCGACCTGATCAAGGGCCGCGTCGCCGAGAGGCAGGGCGTCGATTTGGAAACCGAGATCGAAATCTGGTAGCCGCGGACGCCAGGATGGCCGTGCCGCGTGCGCGTTGGGGCTGAAACAAACACG from Pirellulales bacterium encodes the following:
- the murB gene encoding UDP-N-acetylmuramate dehydrogenase; this encodes MSLPKAFSEFVQPAEPLAPHTWFRIGGPAEYFARPRTIEELTALVEYGRDAGVPVRLLGGGSNVLVRDEGVPGLVIQLSEPQFAAIRAEGNVVTAGGAAKLGHVISVAVREGLAGLETLVGIPGTVGGALHGNAGGRGGDVGQWTAQATVMTRAGKILVRQRDEMVFAYRESSLDELVILEARFQLEEGEPTELTRRMQQQWIVKKAAQPLGHQSAGCIFKNPRGMSAGMLIDQAGLKGTRVGGAEVSDRHANFIVADPGTSAADVLRLIDLIKGRVAERQGVDLETEIEIW